CATTACTGGGGACAATGTGTGTCCGGGCTTATATATTTAGCAAACGCAGGAAACCTGGCGGTAGGTGAGCCGTTTGTTTTCGATCAACTGGCCAAACCCTTTCAGGCGGGTGCCATCGGTTTGATGGCGGGTGTTCCAGCGGAAAGCGAATTCATTGGCGTAT
The Verrucomicrobiia bacterium genome window above contains:
- a CDS encoding transposase, producing the protein YANEFAFRWNTRHQTDGTRLKGFGQLIENKRLTYRQVSCVC